The sequence GTATCTCTTATGCCAATGGCTTGGCGGATACGTTCAAGCTTGCGTTGTAGGAACCGCTCGGGCAAGCCGCAGATCGGAAACGCCATGACCCGATTACAGGTGTACCCGGCAACCCTGAGGGAGCCAGCATGGGAGTCCTGATTGACGGCACGTGGGAAAAAGACCGAGACGGAGGCAGACTGGCGCGTATTCCCAACGCTGGTGCGTTTCGACGCGGTGTATCACGGCCACTTCTGCAACCTGCGCCGACTGATCGACTGTCCCAATCTGTGGGCCTACACGAAACGCCTGTACGTCCTGCCCGGCGTCAAAGACACGGTGTTTCTCGACCACATCAAGAATCACTACTATGCGAGCCACGCGATTATTAGAGCGTTTTACGTTAGGCTGTAGCCAAGCCGTTCCGCTCTCGTCTGGTGGGGCCTGTAAGCTCTCCCGGCGGTGGGCCGTCACCCCAAATTGTTCTAGCTATCGAATGTCCCGCCAATAGCGGCCGTGTCGTTGTATTCGCGCAGGTAGGCGAGCTTCCCATCCGGCGCGAATCGGAACTCCCACACGAACGGCATGTCGCAGGCGCGACCCGTTTCTATCGATCTGCCGTTTTTTTCGACCCCGGGCGCCGCCAGAATGCGCGTCTCCGGGTCGTAAATAAAATCGTGGAAGACGAGTTCGCCGTTGGCCGCCTTCTCTGTCAGGTGCGCGAAATAGTGTTGTAGTCCCGACACACCCTCGTAGCGGCCGCCAAACGGCACATGGGACGGCAGAAAATTTTCCCAGACGAAATCGTCGGTCATCATTTTCACGCACTCGGGGAAGTCGGTCAGGAGGAGTTTCAGATACCTGTTGACTGTGTCGATCGCCTGTTGTTTTGTCATATCCTCTCCTCGGTCATATACCTGTGGAGGTTGGTGAGCACCATCTGCTCCTCCTTTTTTGTCCGAACCTTACGCTCCTGCCGTATCAAATTGGAGCGGCCAAGTCTGTGGGCCTCGGACAACCATCGACGTAATCTGCTCGACCCGTTCTATCGCACGGGTAAAAGGCGGACACTCGAACAACAACTCTCCGGCCTTCCAGCCGAGCCCACGGCGCGCCCAAGCGATAATGGATGCCATAGCCAAAGGCGATGTGATCTTGCGGATTGCGGGCGATGTCAAAGCGGTCCGGCTCAGGGAATTGAGCACGAGCACGTTCTGTCCGGCTGGAATCTTCCCGCCTTCCAACTCTACTAGCGTGAACACGCCCTAGCGAAACCGCGCGCAAGTCTTGACCCGCCATGACCGAGTGGCGTACAGGATAAGGAGTCGTTCGGAGTCTCACATCAGGAAGGAGGGATTGTTATGGCAAGACCAAGAGGAATGTCCCATGTTGCGCTGTGCGCCCGCGACTTTGACCGCTCGCTGCATTTCTACCGCGATCTGCTCGGCTTCAAGGTCGCCCAGGAGGGCACCAACGTCGAAGGCCAAGGCGAGGATGCGGGCATCTACCGGGTCAAAAACCGCAAGATCAAATTTGCCACCCTGCGCTACGGTCGGGTGAAAAAGGGGCCGTACGGCATGACTGAGGACGCCCCGATCGTGGTCATCATCGCGCCGGAAGGCAAGCCGCCGACCGGCCGAAGCATCAAGGTCGATCAGGTCGGCATCTCGCATATCGGCTTCTGGGTCAAAGGGCTCAACGCGATGTACAGAGACCTCAAGGCCAAGGGGGTGAAGTTCGCCGCCGCGCCGCACGTCCTGGCCAAGACCAAAGAGGGCACCATCCGCAGCGCGTTTGCCGAAGACCCGGATGGCATCCTGATCCAGCTCGACGAAATGGTCCCGGCCAAGCAGGCCGCCTAAACCTGCGGGCTCAGGCATTCCGGGCGCGGATTGCCTGAGCCCGAGCTTCCGCCTCTTGGGCCTCGGCCTCACGCTCCATCTTCCTCAGCAGTCGCGCCTCGGCCTCCAGCACGGCCGCCACCGCTGGGTGCTCCGGGCCGAGCGCCTCTTCCCTGACGCGCAGCGCCCGCTCAAAAACCGCCCGAGCCTCCGGGTAGTGCCCTTGGCCGACGTAGGTCTCGCCCAGGCCAACCAGACTGCTGGCGACAGACGGATGGTGGGGGCCAAAGGCGTCCTGTCTGATGTCCAACGACCGCTTGAACAGCTCCTCGGCCTCGGCATAACGGCTCTGGTCGCCATAGATCGCGGCCAGGGTGTTGATGCTGTTGGTGAGGCTCATGTGACGCGCGCCGTGAAGGTTTTCCTTGATCGCCAGCGAGCGCTTGATCAGGCTTTCGGCCTCGGCGTATTGACTGCGGTCACGGCACAGCGAGGCCAGGTTGTTGAGGCTCTGGGCGACGAGCAGATGGGTGGGCTCGAGCAGCGCTTCGCGAATGGCCAGGGCGCGTCGATACAAGGGCTCGGCCCGGTCATATTTGTTCTGATTATGGTACAGATTGGCCAGATTGTTCAGGACCAACGCCAGGCGCAGGTCTTCCTGACCGGACTGTTCGACCTCTTCGAGGGCGGCCACAAAGAGGTCCTCGGCTTCGGCGTAGCGGCCCTGCAGGTGGAGTTGGGTCGCGGCGTGATTCTTGGCCTCCCAGGATGAATCGTCACTCATGGTTCGTTCTCCTATGGCAGCAGGTCGCCGCGCAGACTCCAGCCCAGCTGGGCGTCGAGCCGGGCGTCGAGCGCCATGAAACTCATGAAAAAGTACCAGCCCGAGCAGCCCAGCAGGGCCAGCTGTTTCCACCACCGGGGTTGCAGGGCGGGCGGCAGAAAGCGGCGGTTGACGTACAGCGTATGCAGGGCGCTGACCGCCAGCAGAAACCCGGCGATATTCGACATGATCAGAATCATCGTCAGCGGTCGGGCGATCTGCATGGCGATGGAACACCAGGTGACATACATGCCGATGATCAGGTAGTAGATCTTGTACACGTTATGGGGCGGCATATGGCGGGCCAGAATAAAGGCCGAGCCGACCAGCCAGGCCGTGCCGAACACGAAGACGCTGACGGTCGTGCGCCACTCGACCCACATGCCGTCGGCGCCGGCCGTCTGGC comes from Desulfurellaceae bacterium and encodes:
- a CDS encoding tetratricopeptide repeat protein; this translates as MSDDSSWEAKNHAATQLHLQGRYAEAEDLFVAALEEVEQSGQEDLRLALVLNNLANLYHNQNKYDRAEPLYRRALAIREALLEPTHLLVAQSLNNLASLCRDRSQYAEAESLIKRSLAIKENLHGARHMSLTNSINTLAAIYGDQSRYAEAEELFKRSLDIRQDAFGPHHPSVASSLVGLGETYVGQGHYPEARAVFERALRVREEALGPEHPAVAAVLEAEARLLRKMEREAEAQEAEARAQAIRARNA
- a CDS encoding VOC family protein; its protein translation is MARPRGMSHVALCARDFDRSLHFYRDLLGFKVAQEGTNVEGQGEDAGIYRVKNRKIKFATLRYGRVKKGPYGMTEDAPIVVIIAPEGKPPTGRSIKVDQVGISHIGFWVKGLNAMYRDLKAKGVKFAAAPHVLAKTKEGTIRSAFAEDPDGILIQLDEMVPAKQAA